A window of Paenibacillus polygoni contains these coding sequences:
- a CDS encoding DUF7507 domain-containing protein has protein sequence MSLIPLVLRATFNATGGITFTGNTLGLSRSAVQGVPGDLDSIGAFITTNTTSRFGTFPLGTTNNYVNNSSSANLVMPTGSTVLYAELIWGGSYINGSVNLSSAINNPVTFITPAGTNSVIPDPTTYNAFDLGNGAQAYVRSANVTPLVQQAGAGTYTTGSVVGTIIITGDSTANHAGWTLAVIYNNSSLPFRNMSLRAGGILVSASNATTITGFATPTSGPLGGRALFSAQEGDANRTGDSAQFGPTSATLVSLSGPNNFANNFFASQINNDAGLINTTGTFGTLNQTNGAPGTNIIGGRQGWDITNVDISARLINNQSSAVLNLTTSGDVYIINANAIQININSPSINVVKSASATGLILGDTYTYTVVVSNTGTANAASVVLTDVLPSGVTFVPGSVVVGGTSRPTYDILSGVPIGTLNLGSSVTITYRATVSSIPTNQTISSSANTAFTFQSVAGGATISGVIPSNNLSIPVYDPLFTIVKSADTTNATVGDTVTYTATIANTGNIGAAVNYRDVIPAGTTFVPGSFRVNGTVISGTNPATGVNIGTLALGSTTNVTFQVLVNSLPAPPTLVNQGSISYTFQPPDGRTISGSAVSNTLSIPVTTPNVSVIKTANVTDTSVGETITYTSVITNNGLTTLQNIVFTDASPAGTNFIAGSFTVDGVIRPNANPANSISIGSLQSGRTTSVSFQALVTSVPLTSQISNQSSISYGSGSFTGNVVSNIVSTPIYAPNISALKSFNATSTAIGNLLEVTLQLTNTGNIGAQVQITDNIPPGTNFVIGSVALNGVPIPTANPALGFSVGTLGVNVTSTVTFQLEVISLPTPQTITNTAAINYTYTLPSGRTQSGALTSNTVSIPVSAPNISLVKIANTTEAAIDDIITYSITVSNTGTGTVSSIILADLTPEGTSFVNGSVRINGVAASTAVPSSGIAVGPLGAQSSALVTYQLKVISLPASGAIANQATAAFTSGSFTGSSTSNTVTIPVYNAVISLVKSTNTTLATAGDTLTYTIQISNSGNTVSSLTLSDVLPPEVSFVTNSVVIGGVPAPGANPVSGFLISDVPAGGMTVVTFLVTINSLPASQKILNQATALFYYQTPSGRVLSGSTTSNSVVIQVSAPNVSVVTTTSTALAVVGDRVTYTTTITNRGPSSITNVIVSDGLPENVSFVPGSVVIGGVLAPNRSPLTGIPIGSLAPGASAVVTFEVNVTMAVPSQINNQSTVSFTSGVFSGTSTSNQTQIPITQPQISLTKTADTNNATVGDTVVYTITAANSGNLPAALIVSDTIPAGTTFTPNSVLVNGISIPGVSIIDGVSTEIISAGATSVLSFSVTITSLPSPQFITNQASSTFTFTTPDNRTLTGTALSNTVSFPVSSPNVLVTKTSSLADVSVGDIITFTVTVTNLGIEDVQNVLLSDPITGTSFIPGSVTINGGPNPTANPTGGISLGGIAASASASVTYNVRVDSVPTPPEISSSASVSFTSGVFAGTTFSNAPIIPVYNPVIAAVKSASKINATVGDTLTYSITVSNTGNFGASINLTDTIPAGTSFVPNSVLINGLPSPGSDPSLGIVSSSITPGTSSTITFSVVIDTLPSPQFLSNQSFVSYSYTLPSGRTLGGNMSSNVSIVTVSAPNVTAVKISSLTALTVGDVNTYTVTIGNSGIETVNNVIITDALPAATSFVSGSVYIDGTQRPTANPSTGVTIGSITPGSTVNVTFQYRINSIPTTSLSQIENRAIVTFTSGTFSGSTFSNTVSTPVYSPILSAVKTANTINATVGDTVVYSITYTNTGNYGGSVVLTDLIPEGTTLIPNSVIVNGAPVPGANPATGMSVGVISSTATVLFSVVINTLPVSQQLSNQATSTFTYTLPDGRTLNGSFASNLLQIPVSSPNITLVKSASVATAVVGDTYTYRVIVTNNGIANVNNAVLSDILAAESTFVPGSVTVDGNSRIDANPAGGINLGTIAPGNAVTVTFDVRVNTLPSAPYTIQNRSSVSFTSGAFTGASYSNTVSIPIYQPIFQLLKTANSSNVTVGDTVTYFLNLTNTGNLPGIVTLTDDLPDGAVLVPNSVLINGVPQPGVNPETGIPVGNVAPGSNINITVTLQIIVDTLPELQQLINQAFGTFTYAPPDGRFLGGNFSSNPLVIPVSSPNVTVVKTTSTGDAVVGDTITYTVVITNNGIVEVENVVMVDPVPAGTEFVSGSVIVDGNARPNANPNTGVTVGTIQEGAFSTITFQVQVVTI, from the coding sequence GTGTCTCTCATTCCTCTGGTTCTAAGGGCAACCTTTAACGCTACCGGCGGGATCACATTTACAGGGAATACACTAGGCTTAAGCCGATCTGCTGTCCAAGGTGTTCCAGGAGATTTAGACAGCATCGGTGCTTTTATAACGACAAACACAACTTCAAGATTTGGGACTTTCCCCCTGGGAACCACGAATAATTATGTAAACAATAGCTCTTCTGCCAATCTAGTGATGCCAACGGGAAGTACGGTTCTCTATGCGGAACTCATCTGGGGCGGTTCTTATATTAATGGTTCGGTTAATTTGTCCAGCGCAATTAATAACCCGGTGACTTTTATTACACCAGCGGGAACAAACAGCGTTATTCCGGATCCCACCACATACAATGCATTTGATCTCGGAAATGGTGCGCAGGCCTATGTTAGATCTGCCAATGTAACGCCGCTTGTACAGCAAGCGGGTGCCGGGACATATACTACGGGAAGTGTGGTAGGAACGATCATTATCACCGGAGACAGTACAGCTAACCATGCAGGCTGGACCCTAGCCGTCATATATAACAACTCCTCACTCCCATTCCGGAACATGTCGCTAAGAGCAGGCGGCATTCTAGTAAGTGCATCCAATGCTACAACGATAACTGGATTTGCAACTCCAACTTCAGGACCACTTGGCGGTCGCGCTTTATTCAGTGCACAGGAAGGAGATGCCAACCGAACGGGAGACTCTGCCCAGTTTGGTCCGACTTCTGCTACACTTGTTTCTCTATCAGGTCCAAATAACTTTGCTAATAATTTCTTCGCATCCCAAATTAATAATGATGCTGGACTTATTAATACAACAGGGACATTCGGAACATTAAATCAAACAAATGGTGCACCTGGAACGAATATCATAGGCGGCAGACAGGGCTGGGATATTACAAATGTTGATATTTCGGCAAGACTAATCAATAATCAGTCTTCTGCAGTACTGAACCTCACCACTTCCGGTGATGTGTACATTATTAACGCGAATGCCATTCAGATCAATATCAATTCCCCTTCTATTAATGTCGTCAAAAGTGCTTCTGCAACAGGGTTAATCTTAGGAGACACCTATACCTACACCGTTGTTGTATCCAATACCGGAACGGCTAATGCTGCGAGTGTCGTATTAACGGATGTCCTACCTTCTGGCGTTACCTTCGTACCTGGAAGTGTGGTTGTTGGAGGAACATCAAGACCAACCTACGATATACTTAGCGGTGTACCCATCGGAACGTTGAACTTAGGCAGTTCAGTAACCATTACATACAGAGCCACAGTCAGCTCTATTCCAACCAACCAGACCATCTCTAGTTCCGCTAATACTGCATTTACTTTCCAGAGTGTTGCCGGAGGCGCGACAATATCAGGTGTCATCCCCTCCAATAACCTATCGATACCTGTTTATGATCCACTATTCACTATAGTTAAGTCAGCAGACACAACAAATGCCACGGTAGGAGATACGGTGACTTATACGGCAACCATAGCTAATACGGGAAATATAGGAGCCGCTGTAAATTATCGCGATGTCATTCCTGCGGGTACAACATTTGTCCCTGGCAGCTTTCGAGTGAATGGAACAGTGATTTCCGGAACAAATCCTGCTACTGGTGTGAATATAGGTACTCTAGCTCTCGGCAGTACAACAAACGTTACTTTTCAAGTTCTTGTTAACTCACTCCCTGCACCGCCCACTCTAGTTAATCAAGGAAGTATTTCTTATACGTTTCAGCCACCTGATGGAAGAACAATCAGTGGGTCTGCCGTATCAAACACCTTATCGATCCCAGTAACCACGCCGAATGTGAGCGTTATAAAAACAGCAAATGTAACAGATACATCCGTAGGAGAAACGATCACATATACTTCCGTTATTACAAACAATGGTCTGACCACTCTACAAAATATCGTTTTCACAGATGCCAGCCCCGCAGGCACAAACTTTATTGCGGGAAGTTTTACTGTGGATGGTGTTATTCGACCTAATGCAAATCCCGCCAATAGTATTTCCATAGGAAGCTTGCAGAGCGGGAGAACAACTTCTGTATCTTTTCAAGCGCTTGTAACTTCAGTCCCTTTGACTAGTCAGATTTCGAATCAATCGAGTATCTCATATGGTTCAGGCAGTTTTACAGGAAACGTTGTATCTAATATTGTTTCTACGCCTATATACGCGCCTAATATTTCCGCCTTAAAAAGCTTTAACGCTACAAGTACTGCCATTGGTAATCTACTTGAAGTTACACTACAGCTTACGAATACAGGAAACATAGGAGCCCAAGTTCAAATTACAGACAACATACCGCCTGGAACAAACTTTGTTATAGGAAGTGTGGCGCTAAATGGGGTGCCAATTCCTACAGCAAATCCTGCACTTGGATTCTCCGTTGGCACGCTTGGTGTGAATGTCACAAGCACGGTCACTTTCCAGCTTGAGGTCATTTCTCTGCCAACGCCGCAAACCATCACGAATACAGCAGCGATCAATTACACATATACATTACCTAGCGGCCGCACACAAAGTGGTGCTCTTACTTCTAATACCGTATCCATTCCTGTGTCAGCCCCCAATATTAGCTTGGTTAAAATAGCAAATACGACTGAAGCAGCGATAGATGATATCATCACTTACAGTATTACAGTAAGTAACACTGGAACTGGAACCGTCAGCTCCATTATTTTAGCTGATCTCACGCCCGAAGGCACCTCCTTTGTAAACGGTTCAGTTCGTATTAATGGAGTTGCTGCAAGTACCGCGGTACCCTCTAGCGGGATTGCGGTTGGTCCACTTGGTGCTCAATCCTCTGCCTTGGTAACTTATCAGCTAAAAGTCATTTCTTTACCTGCTTCTGGAGCGATTGCAAATCAAGCTACTGCTGCATTTACAAGCGGATCATTCACGGGTTCCTCCACATCAAATACAGTGACGATTCCTGTCTATAACGCTGTGATTTCCCTTGTGAAAAGTACGAATACAACACTGGCTACAGCTGGAGACACACTGACTTATACGATTCAAATCAGCAATTCGGGTAATACAGTTAGCTCTCTAACATTGAGTGATGTATTACCTCCTGAAGTCAGCTTTGTGACCAATAGTGTGGTAATTGGAGGTGTGCCTGCTCCAGGCGCCAACCCAGTGAGTGGTTTTTTGATTTCGGATGTACCTGCAGGTGGAATGACCGTTGTTACTTTCCTCGTAACGATAAATTCACTGCCTGCCTCGCAGAAGATCCTGAATCAGGCAACTGCTTTGTTCTATTATCAAACTCCTTCTGGCCGTGTACTGTCTGGAAGTACTACATCTAACAGTGTTGTAATTCAGGTATCTGCTCCAAATGTATCTGTGGTCACAACCACTTCTACCGCTTTGGCTGTAGTAGGTGATAGAGTTACCTACACCACCACGATTACTAATCGTGGTCCCTCTTCGATCACCAATGTCATTGTCAGCGATGGATTACCGGAGAACGTTTCTTTTGTACCCGGGAGTGTGGTGATCGGTGGAGTCCTTGCTCCAAATCGATCGCCTCTAACCGGCATTCCAATCGGCAGTCTAGCCCCCGGGGCAAGTGCTGTCGTTACATTTGAGGTGAATGTAACCATGGCTGTACCTTCACAGATTAATAACCAATCAACGGTTAGTTTTACATCAGGTGTTTTTTCAGGCACATCAACATCAAATCAAACACAGATTCCAATCACTCAACCGCAAATTTCACTCACCAAAACAGCGGATACAAACAATGCAACCGTAGGCGATACTGTGGTATATACAATAACGGCTGCAAACTCTGGAAATCTACCCGCTGCACTTATCGTTTCAGATACCATCCCTGCAGGAACTACCTTTACTCCAAACAGTGTTCTTGTTAATGGAATTTCCATACCTGGCGTTTCCATCATTGATGGAGTCAGTACAGAAATAATTTCAGCCGGTGCAACTTCAGTCCTCTCTTTTTCCGTTACGATTACATCGCTTCCATCACCACAGTTCATTACGAATCAAGCTTCTTCTACTTTTACGTTTACCACTCCTGATAATCGGACATTAACAGGAACCGCTTTATCTAACACAGTTAGTTTCCCTGTATCCTCACCAAATGTACTTGTTACCAAAACAAGCTCACTTGCTGATGTTTCCGTAGGTGATATTATCACGTTTACCGTAACGGTTACTAATCTTGGTATTGAAGATGTGCAAAATGTGCTTTTATCAGATCCAATAACAGGGACGTCATTCATTCCTGGTAGCGTCACAATTAATGGCGGTCCGAATCCAACTGCTAATCCAACGGGTGGGATTAGTTTAGGCGGAATTGCAGCCTCAGCTTCTGCTTCAGTCACATATAATGTAAGGGTTGATTCCGTACCAACTCCACCTGAAATCAGTAGTTCCGCATCCGTAAGTTTTACATCTGGGGTGTTTGCAGGTACAACCTTCTCTAATGCACCGATCATTCCCGTATATAACCCCGTTATTGCAGCTGTCAAATCTGCAAGCAAAATCAATGCTACCGTTGGCGATACACTCACTTACAGTATTACGGTAAGTAACACAGGTAATTTTGGTGCAAGCATCAATCTAACAGATACGATCCCTGCTGGCACCTCTTTTGTTCCAAACAGTGTATTAATCAACGGACTTCCATCACCTGGATCCGACCCTTCTCTAGGCATTGTATCGAGTAGTATTACCCCAGGGACCTCCAGTACAATTACCTTTTCTGTCGTAATCGATACGCTTCCGAGTCCGCAGTTCTTGAGTAATCAATCCTTTGTCAGTTACTCTTATACATTGCCATCAGGTAGAACGCTCGGCGGAAATATGTCTTCTAACGTGTCTATAGTTACTGTTTCTGCTCCTAATGTGACAGCAGTTAAAATATCTTCATTAACGGCACTTACTGTTGGGGACGTCAATACGTATACCGTAACCATTGGAAACAGTGGAATCGAGACCGTGAATAATGTGATCATTACCGATGCGCTTCCCGCAGCAACCTCCTTTGTCAGCGGCAGTGTATATATAGACGGAACCCAGCGCCCCACCGCCAATCCTTCTACAGGAGTGACGATCGGAAGTATAACTCCAGGGTCTACGGTCAACGTTACTTTTCAATATCGTATCAACTCAATACCTACGACCTCTTTGTCGCAAATTGAAAATCGCGCAATCGTAACCTTTACTTCGGGTACATTTTCAGGCAGTACATTCTCAAATACCGTGAGCACGCCGGTATACAGCCCTATTTTGTCAGCCGTTAAAACAGCAAATACCATCAATGCAACGGTCGGAGATACCGTAGTTTATTCGATTACGTATACGAATACAGGTAATTATGGCGGCAGTGTCGTTCTAACCGATCTCATTCCTGAAGGTACAACACTTATTCCGAACAGTGTCATTGTGAATGGCGCTCCAGTTCCCGGAGCAAATCCTGCAACAGGTATGTCCGTCGGTGTTATATCATCTACAGCCACCGTTTTGTTCTCCGTCGTCATTAATACGTTACCGGTCAGTCAACAATTAAGTAATCAAGCGACTTCAACCTTCACTTATACGTTGCCTGATGGTAGAACACTGAATGGTTCTTTTGCCAGTAATTTATTGCAAATACCTGTTTCCTCCCCAAATATTACACTCGTGAAATCAGCCTCTGTAGCAACCGCAGTCGTTGGTGACACCTATACGTATCGTGTCATTGTTACGAATAACGGAATTGCGAATGTGAATAATGCTGTATTGTCCGATATTTTAGCAGCTGAAAGTACTTTTGTACCCGGAAGTGTTACCGTTGATGGAAATTCCCGAATAGACGCAAACCCAGCGGGCGGGATTAATCTAGGCACGATTGCACCAGGGAATGCAGTGACCGTAACTTTTGACGTGAGAGTGAATACGCTGCCAAGTGCTCCTTACACCATTCAAAACCGTTCATCCGTCAGTTTTACCTCAGGTGCTTTTACAGGTGCTTCCTATTCCAACACAGTGAGCATTCCGATCTACCAGCCTATTTTTCAATTACTCAAAACAGCCAACTCCTCAAACGTGACCGTAGGCGATACCGTAACCTATTTCTTAAATTTGACGAACACAGGCAATTTACCGGGAATTGTAACTTTAACGGATGACTTACCTGATGGAGCCGTTTTGGTTCCAAATAGTGTACTCATCAATGGAGTTCCTCAGCCCGGGGTGAATCCGGAAACAGGGATTCCTGTTGGTAATGTAGCTCCCGGATCGAATATCAATATCACCGTAACTTTACAGATCATCGTTGACACGCTTCCAGAATTACAACAACTGATCAATCAAGCATTTGGAACATTTACTTACGCACCCCCAGATGGTCGATTCCTCGGCGGCAATTTCAGTTCTAACCCGCTCGTGATTCCTGTCTCATCACCGAATGTAACGGTTGTAAAGACGACCTCCACAGGAGATGCCGTTGTTGGCGATACCATCACTTATACCGTAGTTATTACCAATAACGGAATCGTAGAAGTTGAGAATGTCGTTATGGTAGACCCCGTACCTGCCGGTACTGAATTTGTATCTGGAAGTGTAATTGTGGATGGAAACGCTAGACCTAACGCCAATCCGAATACTGGGGTTACGGTTGGGACCATTCAGGAGGGAGCTTTCTCAACCATTACATTCCAAGTACAGGTCGTTACGATATGA
- a CDS encoding GTP pyrophosphokinase: MNELVNHQNQMEQVKRIKNEITRFIMVYKFALDEIETKIDILKEEFESFHDYSPIEHTKSRLKSPESILKKLHRKGLPISVKNVKEHIKDIAGLRITCSFISDIYKVSEMLQKQSDLKVLGVKDYIEHPKPNGYKSLHLIVEVPVFLSDGVEQVCVEIQIRTIAMDFWASLEHKIFYKYNKDVPETLLKELKSAADTANSLDLKMERLHHDIKEIKDAEEQSSQEDLRKIVIRDQQFMLPSAFLEIIDQATDSFRKDQK, from the coding sequence ATGAACGAGTTAGTCAATCATCAGAATCAAATGGAACAAGTGAAGAGAATTAAAAATGAAATCACCCGATTTATTATGGTTTATAAATTTGCACTTGATGAGATCGAGACCAAAATTGATATTCTGAAAGAGGAATTTGAATCTTTTCATGATTACAGTCCGATTGAGCATACGAAGTCCAGATTGAAATCTCCGGAAAGTATATTGAAAAAATTACACCGTAAGGGACTTCCCATTTCAGTGAAGAATGTGAAAGAACATATTAAAGACATTGCGGGTCTCCGAATTACATGCTCTTTTATTTCAGATATATACAAAGTTAGTGAGATGCTGCAAAAACAAAGCGATCTTAAAGTGCTTGGCGTGAAAGACTACATTGAACATCCAAAACCAAATGGATATAAAAGTTTGCATTTGATCGTGGAAGTACCTGTGTTTCTATCGGATGGGGTAGAGCAAGTATGTGTGGAGATTCAGATTCGAACCATTGCGATGGACTTCTGGGCCAGTCTGGAGCATAAGATTTTTTACAAGTACAATAAAGATGTACCAGAGACTCTGCTTAAAGAACTCAAAAGCGCTGCTGATACGGCGAACAGCCTGGATCTGAAAATGGAGCGACTACACCACGATATTAAAGAAATTAAAGATGCAGAAGAACAAAGCAGCCAGGAAGATCTTCGTAAAATCGTTATTCGTGATCAACAGTTTATGCTTCCTTCCGCTTTTCTTGAAATTATTGATCAGGCAACAGATTCTTTCCGTAAAGATCAAAAGTAA
- a CDS encoding DUF3153 domain-containing protein, with the protein MKNRKNKCVPTLILSLLLLLLLSACAKGEAHVTVHTDGTADVNFNLQVQNRNIKFIGHEELVKSIEKAFEDKGFVTENVESKDGSEISASKEVKISQADNKQELPESISYSTVTEEGFFFSKHKITVDADLMSAIPDHTWTEQLTAIPNFVRNLLLKDVELDFKLTLPIKPESSNADIVTADGKTMTWHIEPLSANHLELSVNTPHIQNIIITAVASLLLIGVMLFVIIRKVQKNKRNKK; encoded by the coding sequence ATGAAGAACCGAAAAAACAAGTGTGTACCTACCCTTATCTTGTCCCTGCTGCTCCTGCTCCTTCTCTCCGCCTGTGCCAAAGGTGAAGCACATGTAACTGTCCATACAGATGGCACAGCAGACGTTAATTTTAACCTGCAGGTTCAGAATCGCAATATCAAATTTATAGGACATGAAGAGCTTGTAAAGTCTATTGAGAAAGCTTTTGAAGACAAAGGTTTTGTGACGGAGAACGTGGAGTCCAAAGATGGGAGTGAGATTTCTGCTTCTAAGGAAGTGAAGATCAGTCAAGCGGACAACAAGCAGGAACTTCCTGAAAGTATCTCTTACTCTACCGTGACAGAGGAAGGTTTCTTCTTCTCAAAACACAAGATTACCGTCGATGCGGATCTGATGTCTGCGATTCCTGACCATACATGGACGGAACAGTTAACAGCGATTCCTAACTTCGTGCGTAATTTATTATTAAAAGATGTGGAACTTGATTTCAAGTTAACTTTGCCGATCAAACCAGAATCAAGTAATGCGGATATTGTGACTGCGGACGGTAAAACAATGACCTGGCATATAGAACCTTTATCCGCTAACCATCTAGAACTCTCAGTAAACACACCTCATATTCAGAATATCATCATCACTGCCGTCGCTAGTCTTCTGCTTATTGGTGTTATGCTCTTTGTTATTATTAGAAAAGTCCAGAAAAATAAAAGAAATAAGAAATAA
- a CDS encoding undecaprenyl-diphosphate phosphatase: MNFIDLLKTIILGMVEGLTEFAPVSSTGHMIIVDDMWLNSKEFLTQYVANTFKVVIQLGSILAVVVVFKDRFINLLGLDRLFGKKKPAIPEGPGHNRLKLSQVIVGLIPAAVLGVLFEDYIDEHLFSINTVLIGLVIGAFFMIAADYFAPKQPKVETVDQMTYRQAFSIGLMQCLSLWPGFSRSGSTISGGVLLGMSHRAAADFTFIMAVPVMCGASFLSLLKNWEYFTMDALPYFIAGFISAFIFALISIRFFLKLINRVKLVPFAIYRIILAAVIYLLFIM; the protein is encoded by the coding sequence ATGAATTTTATAGATTTACTAAAAACCATTATTCTTGGAATGGTGGAAGGATTAACCGAGTTTGCCCCGGTTTCATCTACGGGACATATGATCATTGTTGATGACATGTGGCTGAATTCAAAAGAATTTTTAACTCAATATGTGGCAAACACTTTTAAAGTAGTCATTCAGTTAGGTTCTATACTTGCTGTGGTTGTGGTGTTTAAAGATCGCTTTATTAACTTGCTCGGACTCGACCGACTGTTCGGTAAGAAAAAACCTGCGATTCCAGAAGGACCAGGTCATAATCGGCTAAAATTGTCCCAAGTTATTGTAGGGCTCATTCCTGCCGCTGTCCTCGGCGTCCTTTTTGAAGATTATATTGATGAGCATCTATTCTCCATTAACACGGTACTCATCGGACTTGTCATCGGTGCTTTCTTTATGATTGCCGCTGACTACTTTGCTCCCAAACAGCCAAAAGTAGAAACCGTGGATCAAATGACCTATCGCCAAGCATTCTCAATTGGACTTATGCAGTGTCTATCTTTATGGCCTGGATTCTCACGTTCCGGCTCTACGATTTCCGGCGGTGTCCTTCTTGGCATGAGTCACCGGGCAGCAGCTGATTTTACTTTCATTATGGCTGTTCCCGTTATGTGTGGTGCAAGTTTCTTGTCTCTCCTTAAAAACTGGGAGTATTTCACAATGGATGCACTTCCTTATTTTATTGCAGGGTTCATATCTGCATTTATCTTTGCCCTCATCTCGATCCGTTTCTTCCTGAAACTGATTAACCGAGTGAAACTCGTTCCATTTGCGATTTATCGCATTATCCTTGCAGCCGTTATCTATCTCTTATTTATTATGTAG
- a CDS encoding DedA family protein — protein sequence MENWITSFMEQFGYIGIALIIALENVFPPIPSEIVLPFGGFMTTYTSLTVFWVIVAATVGSVVGAVILYGVGLLLDVERLEKIVDRWGHILRVKKEDIHKADAWFDKYGYWTVLFCRMIPLVRSLISIPAGMSNMKFGLFLVYTTIGTLIWNTILVLVGATLGSNWHEITDFIGVYSNFAYAIIAIAGIAFLIWFFRRNKKAK from the coding sequence TTGGAGAACTGGATTACAAGTTTTATGGAGCAGTTTGGTTACATTGGTATTGCTCTCATTATTGCACTTGAGAATGTCTTTCCGCCGATTCCATCGGAGATCGTACTCCCCTTCGGCGGATTTATGACCACCTATACGTCCCTTACCGTATTCTGGGTAATCGTCGCTGCTACAGTTGGTTCTGTCGTTGGCGCAGTGATTCTTTACGGTGTTGGTCTCTTACTTGATGTAGAGCGTTTGGAGAAGATCGTAGATCGCTGGGGACATATCCTGCGTGTCAAGAAAGAAGATATCCATAAAGCAGATGCCTGGTTTGATAAATACGGATACTGGACTGTGCTCTTTTGCCGTATGATCCCGCTGGTACGAAGTCTAATCTCTATTCCAGCGGGTATGTCCAATATGAAATTTGGATTATTCCTGGTGTATACCACGATCGGTACACTAATTTGGAATACGATTCTGGTTCTCGTCGGGGCGACCCTTGGCAGCAACTGGCATGAAATCACTGATTTCATCGGTGTATACTCTAATTTTGCGTATGCGATTATTGCAATAGCAGGTATCGCTTTCCTGATCTGGTTTTTCAGACGCAACAAAAAAGCTAAATAA